Proteins encoded together in one Cicer arietinum cultivar CDC Frontier isolate Library 1 chromosome 4, Cicar.CDCFrontier_v2.0, whole genome shotgun sequence window:
- the LOC101511432 gene encoding uncharacterized protein — protein MAKYGEGDKRWIVEDRPDGTNVHNWHWSETNCLEWSRTFFNNLFNNLKILDGQNGLHVTIKKVDKLDGEAYVNVRKGKIIPGYEISASISWEGEARDSDGKLLHKVTGTVEIPYISDENADEDPEVRVSVKDEGKIGKNFRDAVLAKGKGLILEKVRVWVESMSKGGPVKDELETKKVPPKSNSLASAVVGKKKEEEVGVKEKEKEKVKKGCKVISLNEKFNCRAKDLFEILMDENRWKGFTHSNARISKEVGGEFSIFDGSVTGANLELQEGKLIVQRWRFGSWPDGMQSTVRIVFEEPESGVTVVKLTHTDVPEEDRYGNATVVENTERGWRDLIFQRIRSVFGFGM, from the exons ATGGCGAAATATGGCGAAGGCGACAAGCGTTGGATCGTAGAAGACAGACCAGACGGAACCAACGTCCACAACTGGCACTGGTCCGAAACTAACTGTCTAGAATGGTCAAGAACCTTCTTCAACAACCTCTTTAACAACCTCAAAATCCTCGACGGCCAAAATGGCCTCCACGTCACCATTAAGAAAGTCGACAAACTTGATGGCGAAGCCTACGTTAACGTCCGCAAGGGGAAGATCATTCCGGGATATGAAATCAGCGCTTCGATTTCGTGGGAAGGTGAAGCGAGAGATTCCGACGGGAAATTGTTACATAAAGTCACCGGAACGGTTGAGATCCCTTATATTTCCGATGAGAACGCCGATGAGGATCCTGAAGTTAGGGTTAGTGTTAAAGATGAGGGAAAAATTGGGAAGAATTTTAGGGATGCGGTTCTTGCGAAAGGGAAAGGTTTGATTTTGGAGAAAGTTAGGGTTTGGGTTGAGAGTATGTCGAAAGGCGGACCGGTAAAGGATGAGCTTGAGACTAAGAAAGTTCCGCCGAAGAGTAATTCTTTGGCGTCGGCAGTTGTGGGGAAGAAGAAAGAAGAGGAAGTTGGGGTGAAGGAGAAAGAGAAGGAGAAAGTGAAGAAGGGATGTAAAGTGATTAGTTTAAATGAGAAGTTTAATTGTAGGGCGAAGGATTTGTTTGAGATATTGATGGATGAGAATAGATGGAAAGGTTTTACTCACAGTAATGCTAGGATTAGTAAGGAGGTTGGTGGTGAGTTTAGTATCTTTGATGGGTCTGTTACAGGGGCGAATTTGGAATTGCAGGAAGGGAAATTGATTGTTCAGAGATGGAGATTTGGGAGCTGGCCAGATGGAATGCAATCAACG GTGAGAATTGTGTTTGAGGAGCCTGAATCTGGAGTTACGGTTGTGAAACTAACACACACCGATGTTCCTGAAGAAGACAG ATACGGGAATGCGACTGTGGTCGAGAACACTGAGAGGGGATGGAGGGATCTTATTTTCCAGAGGATTCGGTCTGTGTTTGGATTTGGAATGTGA